The Rhinolophus sinicus isolate RSC01 linkage group LG17, ASM3656204v1, whole genome shotgun sequence DNA segment CTTTCCATTTCTGCTCATTGTACAAAGATGAATTGGAAAGACTTGTGTTCAGTCACGCTTTCCTGTTGTACTCTCTCATATCTATGCATCTTCCATGAGAGGAGCCAGTAATGTCTTCAAAGGAAGCTTTTTACTGGAAGAGTCAGGCTGAGTAGCAAGCTGTGCGCTTGTGTTGCACGTCATGTGGGTGAGGGTGTGCCTTCCTGCGTAATTCTATATTCAGAATAGTTGTGAATGAAAATTACCCAAATCAAAGGGACCTTATTGTAACTATTGGGCGAAtttccatttgtgtttttaaaatagtccTGGCATCCGCGTCAATATCTGCTTGATTCGTTTTCAAAATTCTTGTTGTCCCGCTGGGATCTGTAAATTTAGTTCTGAGACCCATCCCTGGCATTTGGGTTAGATGGCTGTCATCCCCTACTTCCCAGAGCCTCAGCACACACCTGGCATTGCCACTTTTCAGACCATTTGTTGGTGTCCTTTCACATTGTGGCAGCCTCATGATTAGAAGCTGTCAGTTACAGAAGCTTTGCTCTCAGGTTGCATTGTGAGTCTCTGAGAGAGGGTTGGTGTCTACCTATTCCTCAGACTCACCTGGCATCTATGCTTTGTTCACACAGCATCTCACAGGACTCATGTAATGAGGTGTGTGCTTCACCAAACACAGTGTCGGTTAGGCCAGAGGGAGAATCCCAGTACAGACTGTCACTCATGGTGACAGTTGCATGATCAAATCAACTGTAAGCAACCAGAGTGCCCAGCTTGGGACAGTCCTCCTGGAGCTCTGGTGCTTTGTCACCGGTGTCCGAAActgaagcaggaaggaaggtCGCATAGGAACAGGAGGCATAAAAGCAGATTAAAGGAGGATCCAGGTCATTTTCAATGTTACtttttctctctcgctctccaAGGAAGAGCTCCTTGAAATGAATTGCATGACCCCATTTTATCCCTGTAAAGGAAGCGATCAGGTTGATTTCAAATTAAGACTCATCTGGGAAGAATTGAGAAGCATGCCCGATCTTACTGCCTTTCTTGTCTCACTTTCCCAAGCCGTCAGGCTCACCCCGTGCTATGGGGTATTAAGTTACCTAAACGACGGGCAAAGGAAGCAAGCAGAGAATGTTTGGGGAGagtaacagaaaagaaagaaggttATAAATAAGACCTTCCCAAGGACCTTGCCAGAGGAATGTCACCCTAGGACCAGATTGCAGCATTGAGGTGGATCTAAGAGAATGGGAATGATTCATCATTCTTATCAATATTCCAGTCTTTTCTATAGGAATTATGCCCATGTTCCATACAcagctttttctgtctccttACCTTCCTGTTCTGGCCCAAGAATTCTCTGAAGTTATTTTTCAGAAAGCTTCAGAAGTTATAACCTGAAATTATAATCTTGAGGAGGTAGATGTGCTTATATGGTGACGACTATTAAGTATTAGGAGCTTTAAAACATGTTAGCAAGTCAGTGTTTGAATTCAGTTCTCCAGCTTTCACATGAGCGGCGGCAACAGGATGAAGTGCCTTTGTAAGTCTTTACGTAAAACGTCCAGAAATGTTCACTACTTGCCTTCAAGCACTTCAGCCTTGTGTAAGCAAtatagaaaattctggaaaagaaatagCAACACCCCAACTGCCGAGATCTGTGATAGAACTAACTCCAAGCCACTGTATGGTGTCatcattaaaatgatttcttGGGCAATGAGAGGAAATTTAGATACAGGAGCAgtgaagagggagagacaggagcTGTCTGAGAGGGCACATGTCACTGTGAGGTTTGAAGCAAACATTGTGGCCGTGGGCACAATATATTCCGAGACATAGAGTTTCTGATCCTGTTTCTGGATGAGAACACAAACCGACTCAAACAGGAAAGTGCTTTGGCAAGCGCAAACAGAATGTCCCTTCAGCTCTGTGGACTCACCGCTCCATTTAATGGctcacctccccaccctgctGAGGTAATTAAAGTGTCCCAAAGCCCCTTCAGAACTCAAAAATAGTTTCTGTGTGCCGGGCAGGTGATAAATCTCATCGAGCCTGACTGGAATTTAATTACACTTTCTTCATGAAAACACCAGAGACACCCATTACCTGCATCTCAGCGGCTAAACGCTCGCAGACCCCCTGCAGTTGAAAGGTTACGTAGGAATAACAAGCCCTTCATCATTTATATGGATTGGAGACCTCTTTAGGTAGCCAGCTTAAATTGGACCAAAGAAAAATTGGTCTTGGACTTGGGGGGAAGGtaagaacatctttttttttcttctttttttttttttttcccttccacgGCTCAGAAACAGCCTGGTCCTTTTGGCTCCATTGAacatagaagaggaaaaagaagtttgtttttgtgtttttatgttttgtagaCCTCAGTGCTCCACTCACTGACGTGTTACAAGAGTAAGATGGAAGTGAGTATGTTGTCGAACACCCAAGGAGTAGCCAAGAAGTCCCACAGAGAGTAGGGTGCTGACTGAGCTGACCTCACAGCTCTGTGGCTTGCCGTCATGTTGTGTTTATTACCGACTTGCTTAGAAAGAGGAAATTGAAGTGTAGCTTCTGCTGGAAACCAGCGGGAAAGCTTCACGGGGCCTGCCGTTTTCCTGCTTCCAGAGCTGTGCGTTGCGATGTGGCATCAACTGGGCCTTCTCTACCAGCAAAACATCCAGAGAGGCTGATGTCAAAATGTAGCACAGCTCTGGAACCTTATGTCACAACCCATGGCCTGACAACCCAAGATGCAAGCCAGGCGAGGGACCTGGAGAAAGACCAGAAAACCCAGTCTCATTGACCCTGGTGCACCCAGTTCAGAGTCAGTCAGAACTTCAGTGGTACCCCGCTCTGAGACAGAGGGAACTCTGACAAAATCCTGGGGTCACCATGGACCAGACCCTGCCTTGTATAGTCCTTGGGCCTAGAAAGGCTATCACATCTGGATATTCCCCCGGGACAAATCCTTATTTACAAATCCTTTTCTCCAAGATTGACCCCTGACATTTCCTGCATTGTGATTACATAGCTCATTGGATCCCTTGACACTAATTTCccttgtcttaaaaaaaattcacctgTCATATTTCTGCATCAGCTCCCTCTCCCCCTATGGAGATCtcataacatttattgaaacctTTGGAAATAACCGAATGTCACAAAGTCAGGGTTGGGAAACAAATACTCAGGTTATAAAGGAATTTGGCTCTGCTCCTGTTCCCAGTTCTCCTGAACATGATTGCATGGTTTCATCATTCCATGGTACCAAAGACTAAAATTTTGGAGTGGGCTCAAATGACCCGTCCCTAGCACACCGCTGGCGGCCAGAAAAAGGCCTGGCAGCAGCTCCCTCTGCCATATGGTATTCTCTCAGGACCCTGCGTGTCTGCATGCTTTGTTTGAGTTGACTTTGACTTTTGTGGGATAATTTTGTATGCTctttttttggatttgttttctattttaaacattgtttcttCCTCCgcatctgtgtttttctttttgttattttgttttgttttgttttcactagGCGACCCCCTCCAGCAGTTCCAGGACGATCAACCTAACCCCCCATCACCCATCTCCTTTCGTTTCCAACAACATGTCTGTCCGTGGTATTTAAAAGCCTCGTGTTTGCACTGTATGTCATATGtacataaaaacttttatttttgatccatgtctataataaaaacaaagtttattctctctatatatacatataaaatgaaccgtgttctgtttcttttctctaaagaagaccAAGTTAAAATAAGAGTTTGTTTCAGCTAAAACCAGGTAaggtaaaaaaatacataatttgatattttaaggggcttaaattgaaaaagattgattttaaattcttaaagcATTGTGATTTAAGATGATATTTGGTCAAGAAGAATAGTCTATCTTCAATTGAAATGTCTGTCCAATAGAAGTAAGAAAAGATGCAGTAAAAATTCTGGATTTCtagaaaagacacagaaaactgATTATTTTCATCCGGCTTCCAAGAATCctgttaataattattattgcaccaaaacattttttccctatttttgtCGTTTTTCCAAATACTCTCATAGGAGATAAAATATGTAAGGTCATGGAAGAAATTGCTGTAGTTCTGAAATACATAAACCTCACACGTTCTATTTTGCAAATTTAGGGGGAAATAGATATCATTCAGAATAAAAGTACAAGGCGAGGAAATGCTGCCACCTTGAGAAGAAAGATTCTTAATCTTGTCAGTAAAGTACTGAAAGAATGGACTCTATGAGTTTGGGGGGAAAGAGAACTTTTTTTATACCCTAATCCTCAAATGGTAATTCCAACACTGAAATCTTAAGCATTAAACATCCAAAGATTTGTCCaaataaattgtttattattaAGGTAATATACTATATCCTGCCAAATATGTGATCTGACTAACACCTTCCCAAAGGTTTGAGATTtaattcagaattttctttttgaagatttaCATGGTCTAAATTAGAATCCAAAAGAATCTCCGTTTGGGTGAGACCACTGCTGAATATGGCTCACTGAGCACATTCAGACAGAAAACTACAGGACAGGAAAGTAAAAAGTGGCTCATCAGGAACTGGTGTTCTATTTACTTCATGTCTAATCAAGGTAAGCAAGCCGTGAGGGCAGGAACCTCCAAGTCAAAAGTGGGGAGCCCTCACTAACAGCGTTCTGTCTTTGGACCATAAAAATCTTTTTGTAAGAAATGAACTCTCTACTCAAAAATGCAAAGCCAGTTTATTTCCCAGGTTAAAATTTTCACACGGCACGATACGTCGAAGTGCTGGTCGCTGAGCAAGGACGCCAGAGCCGCGACCACCTGGTGCTCGAGTTTACCTGGAGGCAGTGAGTTGAGCATGTGGTCCTCAGCCCTTCCTTTCACCTCCAGTCCAGGCATTTCATTTCGTAGCCCATATTCTTATTGGATCACAGTCCCATCAGGTAGCATTCCCATCCCAACAGACACAGTGTTCCCGAATGATCCCACACCGCCTCCCAGAACACAGAGGTTCTCATCCCGAAGGTTTCCACCAATTCATCTTTTTCTTGGGTGTTTGGTACTTTCCCACTTTGTCTTAAACACGAACGTATTTTTCTGTGCAGTGTGACCCGTTTAGAGGACCTCAACACTTAAATTGACCTGATGAACAATGGGAGTGGAAAACTCGAGTCATAGCTGGATGAACCCATTGTCTGGCATCCTTACTCGGTGTCCCCACAAAGTGCCATCCCGTTCCTCACGTTCGGTGGGCAAGAGAAAGGGGGCGGGGAGGAAGCAGGCTGGAGTAAAAGGAAACCTTGCTGAGGTTGGTTCAGATTTATTTGCTTATCACAGTGTTTCTGAGGCTCACGGTATGCCCTCCCCCAACtctcctgctcccacctccaccctcagtGTTTGGGGGTTGAAAAAGTACAGCATTCTGCAGAGTTGACCATAACTCGGGATCACGAGCAGGCACCAACTAGTACGCCTTTcataaaaaatagtatttcttaaGTATCCCCATCCCTTTGTTTATGCATCAGACCCCGTTACTGGGATCACCAGAGAAGTGGCGGGATGAAAACAGCTTGCAAAATAAATCCAGCAGTTGTAGTCTAGGGCTATGATGGGAGACCATGTTGGTCATTTTCCCAGGGAGAGTTGTTACTGACGGTAGTGCTGGAGAAGTTAGTTGAGCTCTAGAACCAGAGTATCTACTTGCTAATATTCTAGAACATGGCGATTCTGACCTCGGACAAAGAAGGGAGCAATAGAACTCATTTGAGCCAACCAAAAAACAGACAGTGGTTTTGAAGTGGAAGGCGTCTGTTAACTTTGCTCTGGCTGCTAACACAAAGGCTTTAGAGTCAGAAGGTACCTGCAGCCACCTTCCACTGGGACCAGTGAGGGGAGCTAGGGCTCCCCAGCCTCCAGCTCGAAAAACCCAGGACATCtaggagatggagaagagagaattaaaggtaggaaagaaaataaataaaacttccaaCCCTTTCCTTAAAGAGTTTCACTGGTAAGTAAATGGTGTTTCAACAAACATCCTAGAAGTTGAAAgccaaaaagagagaaggaagtaaCTTCTGCTGTTCATTTGCAGACGTGGATATTTTCAGTGGGTTGAGAGCGTGATAGTTTAGTCCTCTATATCCCAGGGTTTGAAAAAATGTTGTACAGGCCAACATCTGTTTCATAACTCAGcagtaagtatttaaaaaaaactgcagAAAACTGATACCGGAATCTTTGGTTTAGTTCCATGTGATTCTGAAGTAAACCTTTGCAATGGTGTACTCACTTGAAAAACATGAACCTCTCCCACAGGAAGGTAAGattgctgaaaaagaaaaaaacaaacttctgtaGTCCTTTATCATACTACAGAGTCTGTAtctaaataaatcaaatagacTTCATGATATTACACCACTCTGTGTCCCCCATTTAAAGGGACCTGCCAGCTGCCTCCGCTACCGTCATATACACTCGCTTTTGTTTGGGGTTTTCATACTACAAGTTACTACTGAATCGCAATACTGTCAACATATTAAGATCGGATTCGGTGGCGGCTGTTGAATGAGTCAAGACTGTAAATTGCTCCTCCCGTGTTTTTAATCAAATCAAACTTGACCGTCCTTTACAACGGGCCCTGATTTGCAGCCCCACTTCTTCAACGTGCCTCATGAACAGCAGCCATGAGTATAGAGAGTATAGGACCCCTCAGCAACCCCAGGGGCCAGAAGGACTTAAGGACCCTCCAGATGAGAATGGAGAAGCCACTGATGTGGGTGACAGCCGCTAACAGAGTCTGTTTTGAAGCTCCACATAACACTATCGAAAAACTAGTCTTGCAGGctctccctctttctggaatgttcttcccctgGGAATCTGGGTTACTCCCTCACTGCCTTCAAGTCTGTGGCTAAATAGTACTACCTTTTCCATGAGACCGACCCCGACCCCCTTGTTTAATaccaatgcttttttctttttttccatagcatttaTTACCGCCTCCtcatgtttattatctgtctcctccTGCTGGGATGTAAGCTTGACACGTCAAGGACCTTTGTCCATTTTATTCATAGATATATCACAAGCACATAAAACAGTATCTGTCATATAGTTAGGGCTTAGCAAATATTTGTCGAAGAAACTCCTGAGGCCAAACATCGTAAAATGGGAACGGTAGAAAGTGAGTAGAGATAGGCTTAGGcggacaataaatattttattagatctTGGGGGAAATCTCAGTCTcctcagttttaaaatgaaaatagtacctgtattacagaactgttgtgggaaataagataatgtacataaagtgCCTAACACAGAGCCTGGTACACACTGGGTGCTCGAAAATGTAACTATAATAATTTATCAAATACCAGTGTGCTATTTATTTCCTGAATTGATGAGGGACCTCGGACGGTGTGGTTATTTCCCAAACCACAATTCAAAGAATCCCCAGACTCTTACTGATTTTCATTGTAAAAAGGAATTATCAGTAATATCCACGAGATGGCGCTGTGTCCCAGCCTGTTCCCTGCTTTCAGCCTGTTTGAAATACTGGGAAATTGTGTGACGGATGCCCTCTGctggcttgtttttgttttccttgaccTTGAGCCTGTGGCTTAGGTGGAAATGATGGCTCCATATGCTGCCTGGGATATGCTCAGCATGAATCCTTAAATCCACTATTTCAGGCAGCTGCCCAAAGGCTCACTCGTTCACAGGACTGACAAAGGGTACAGCATAACACGACAGCACTCTACGTTGCCACACTCAGACCCCTGCACAGCCTGCCAGCGACATGCCAATCATCTCTCAGCCGCATCACGCCACAGAACAGAGCATACCCGCCCTGTCCTTCCACCCCAACTCCAATCCCTGGTACCACTTTGGAGGGATGGGCGAGGAAAGCGGCCTCTCCGTTCCTCCCTTCTTGCTCTCGTGTAGCCACCACCACCCTCCAGCCTTCCCTGACTGAGTGAcaagaagcagagctgggagaaAGGAGCGCAGAGGGGGAAGGCAGACCGCTTCTTACACACACGTACTTGGCCGTTGGGATTTTAATTCCAATGCTGCTGTAACCCTCtcgccctccccttccctcctccccccacacacatacacaccatcaTATTCTCTGGGGAACCTAAATCATTACTATTCTATTTGTACCCTTTCAGTGCAGTTTTACATTTAAGAGACGGGCTGCATCACTCTATGTAAGTGATGAGTAACTTTCCCAGCAACTGTCACAGGTCACAGCATCATCGTCTGAGCCAGCGGCAACCCCCAGAGCAAGCCTTAGGGGAGCCTCTCCGCCCTTCAGGTAGCCAACGCTTAAAGACTTGGGATTTCCTCACATTTTCTTACAGAACATACATGGCTTCCTtagttccttttttcccccaaacatttTTGGAATCCATTTATATTCCAAGAAGTGTGGAACTTCTTGGCGATGCCTACAGAAAgtgtataaaatgatattttcatttgtcttaaacTTGCCCTGCTCAAATTTCCAAGGGTATACGCCCCTCCTACAAGGCTCGATGTGTTGAACGAACCCACATTCACTCTCCCCTGAACTGTTTTGGGCCGTGGCTGCATCTCCCATGAGCTTTCCTTTCGGGCCCTGGTGTTCTGTTCTCTGATCCATTTTCATAGTGACCTCCTTTTTTCAATTCCTAACAGTTTGACTTTCTAGGTAGCGGTCCAAATTAAAATCAGTGTTGAAGACATTTTTGAGAGATCTATGTTCAAAGAAATCGAAACACTATTTCTTAGGAATACAACTGCCCCGATGAGGTTTCTGATTTGAAATTCACGTCTAGTGAGAAGGGAGAGTGCAGGAGTTGCCCCAAGTGAATGATTTCGTGAGGGACCCGCTCATCTGGGAGGCACCTGATGTGTTTTGCCTTGTCTCTGCCCTCTCTTCTTGCACATCAacttaataatagtaatagctgaCACTAGTACAGTGCTGTGTCCAGATTCTGCAAAGCACTTTGCACATTTAATCATTACAACTCTAGAGGCAGATACtttcattcccattttccagatgagaaagctgagacgGCACAGTTAAGACACTAGCCCATGTACTGGTCATTTACTCCCCACTTAGATCAGCTGGGTTAGTATAAAACCTGAACTCCCACCTTGGTGCTTATGCTGAGGTCACACGTGCCTCAATGCTGGGCACATTTTGCATACAAGTGTCTTTGGGGCCTGATTGGAATTTGATAGAACCAACAAGTCCGATTTCGTATTAAAAATCACAGTTATAGCTCTTAGGTTAGAATTGTATTTGGCGCTCAGAACCTGGCCAAACCCTGCCCAGAAACACAGCGGGAGCAGTGGTGGCCAGCCTGACTGGGAGGGCATGCTCCCTTGTTTGCCAGTTGCCCTTAGTCAGCTATGACAGCCTCACCAGCTCCTGTTACTGACCTGGTTGTGAAGGCCTCTGCCAACCTTGCCCTAAGACCATCTTCTGCCGACAAATCCCAGCCGCATGCCAAGACTAACCTCAAATGCCATCTCCTCTAGGAAGTATCTAGTAATATTCCAGCTGAATTTGACCTCCAGCCTCTGAAGCCCCAGCATTTAGCTTGTGTATTACGACATGCTCCCAGCAGCTGCATGCTTCACTCAGAACTAAATAGAAACGGAGTCAAGACTAAGGGGCCAGTTCTGCCATTTTAGACAAAACAAAAGTGGAAATGGCATCCAGGGCTCTAGAATCGGAGCTCTAGACACATCATGGAGCCTGTTAGTACACtgaaaaggcagagaagggactttatacacacacacatactttggTTATCGCTTCACTCTTCATGCCGTCTGCCTGTCTTCTGCTTACAGAAAAACCATGAGACAATTGGATGGGTccgttgttgttgtttaatataTAGAAGCCACATTGCTTCCTTTGTCACAGTGACTAATACACGGGAGGCAATGATCCCTGAGGGCCCCAGAAAACTTTTTCATTGGCCGAGTAACAGAACGGACAAGCACCTTCACCAGCCAAGCCTTTGGCTAATCTTTTCCTTTGATCTCCATTCCCCCACCCGCATCAGTCTCTGCCTTCAGATCTTACTCTAGCTGGGAGGCTAGACTATCAGCTTGCCTTCCTAAGGGAACAGGGGTCCCTAACTTAGTTGAGGAACCTGGACAAGTCTTCTTTGATCTCTGCCTCATCCCAAGGCCcatgaatgttttctttgaaaagctGCAGGCGGATGAGGTAGAAAGGGCAGAGACATGAGATGGACACCAGCAGGAGGGCAAAGAGGACGGCGCCCACCAGGCTGATGGACAGCAGGCCTCCCAGGGCTGAAAATGCAAAGAGCAGGGTGACGCCCACGTAGCTGCAGGGAGTGTGCGCCTTCAGTTTCTTCTGCAGCATGGGCCACAGGGCAAAAATCTGGATGGCAAACGTCACCATGATGAAGGCGTGCAGGGACCGGGGCAGGCGTGAGGCGAGGCAGACAGAGGCAAAGATGGCCATGTTCAAGGACAGCGTGCTGGACACAATGGCCGCATTGGCGCCGTAGTCAAAAAAGACCAGGTGGCCTAACAGCATGAAGACGGACATGGCGTAGATGGTGTCAGTGCTGACTGACTCTGTCAGGGTCTTCAGGATCGGCGAGAAACCGTACGTGAAAGTAATGAAGACCAGTGCACTCTTCAGGTCGGCCCAGCGGGTCCGCCCGCTTTTCCTCCGTCCTTCACCTCCATCGATGAGATCAAACAAAATATAGCCAATCAGTGACGAAGCCAGGCCGGTCCCAAAAAGCCAGTGCGGGGCCAGAAGACCCTCGTCCATATACCACCAGATGACCACAAAAACACAGACACTGCACAGCTGCTGCACGACCACGCTCGACTCAAATACCACGGCCCAGTACCGGTACTTCCGGGCATGGATGTTTTTCCGGAGCTCTTCCAGGAAACGCTGGTCCACGTAGTTGTCGGGAAAGGGCTGTCGCTCATACAAGACCTTCTGCCACCTCACCTCCTGGGTGCTAGTTCCAGGTTGGGCACTCATGGCCCTTCCCCTGGAACTCAGGCCAGGTCCGTATCCCGTGCAGAAGTCCACGTGGTTCTCGTTCTttataaagtttagaaataagACCTCTCTGATGACTTCATGCTGTGTTCTGGCTGATAACCGAGCTGGCCTTCCCTTGTTTTCAAAGGCAGAGCCCCAGGCTAGGCCCGCAGGAGCTGACTTTCTTCTCTGAAGCAGGACAACACAGCCAAGTTCCTGGAAAAAGACAGCCATGAAGCAATGAAAGTCGTGAAAGGTCGAGAGTAGGACTGAGTTCAAATCAACCCAACTCAGTTTATTGAAGGTCTGCACAAGATAATATGTGGTGGCCATCCTATAATGATGGCTATGAAAACTTCCTTTCACACTTGAAATTATAATCCCATCTGTTAGCTGTCacttagtgagcacctactatgtgctaagtgcCTTAAGTAGcttctttcattaatttccacACCTTTCAAGTTAGTATGAGTCCCACCTTAATAAAGCTGAGATTTGAATTGCTTACGTAATTTTAGCCCAAGTGAACAGTGGTAAATAGTGGAGGTGATTAAAGTTAACTCAGGGGCTCACATATTCCTGAGGTCTGGAGATGGGTGTCCCTAAACCCTGTCACCGCAAGCTTGTAGCTGCCATTTATGCAAACATCTGGGGAGAGGGTCCAGAGCTCATTAGGTTCTCAAAGGCGTATGTTATTAatcaaaaggagaaaagtcaCCAGTCTGAACTGCACAGTACAGACAGGTGTGGGCTCTACGTTTCATTTACCCCAAACCAAGGACTCAAAGAAACGAAAGATCCCTTATGCGTAAACTGAGGGTAACATTCTTTAAAGAGCCAGCATCCTACTTACAACCGCAAAACTTGTGGGGATCGGAGACACCCCCTTTTCCAAATGGGAAATCTAAGGGTCAGAAATACCCAGGTCATCCAGCAAATCCGCGAAGACAACTGTCATTGTCCAACCTCATCGCTTCCGTGGAGACCACGACAGGCTTTGCTGCACAAGCCAGACCCCCTGGCAGCCGCCCTCACTGCGGCAGGGACCGCAGCCTGGGCGTCTCACGGCCGCCGCCCGGGCTGGAAGGTCCGGGGCGCCGAGAGGGCATCGCCCGCCCATCGGATCGGGGACAGGGCTGCGGCGGGTCGGGTGGCCCGGGAGCCCCGCTCACCCTCCGGGGCCGCCTGCGCCCGCCGCCCGTCACCCAGCCTGGGGTCTGCGG contains these protein-coding regions:
- the PIGC gene encoding phosphatidylinositol N-acetylglucosaminyltransferase subunit C isoform X2, with the protein product MSAQPGTSTQEVRWQKVLYERQPFPDNYVDQRFLEELRKNIHARKYRYWAVVFESSVVVQQLCSVCVFVVIWWYMDEGLLAPHWLFGTGLASSLIGYILFDLIDGGEGRRKSGRTRWADLKSALVFITFTYGFSPILKTLTESVSTDTIYAMSVFMLLGHLVFFDYGANAAIVSSTLSLNMAIFASVCLASRLPRSLHAFIMVTFAIQIFALWPMLQKKLKAHTPCSYVGVTLLFAFSALGGLLSISLVGAVLFALLLVSISCLCPFYLIRLQLFKENIHGPWDEAEIKEDLSRFLN
- the PIGC gene encoding phosphatidylinositol N-acetylglucosaminyltransferase subunit C isoform X1, giving the protein MTWELGCVVLLQRRKSAPAGLAWGSAFENKGRPARLSARTQHEVIREVLFLNFIKNENHVDFCTGYGPGLSSRGRAMSAQPGTSTQEVRWQKVLYERQPFPDNYVDQRFLEELRKNIHARKYRYWAVVFESSVVVQQLCSVCVFVVIWWYMDEGLLAPHWLFGTGLASSLIGYILFDLIDGGEGRRKSGRTRWADLKSALVFITFTYGFSPILKTLTESVSTDTIYAMSVFMLLGHLVFFDYGANAAIVSSTLSLNMAIFASVCLASRLPRSLHAFIMVTFAIQIFALWPMLQKKLKAHTPCSYVGVTLLFAFSALGGLLSISLVGAVLFALLLVSISCLCPFYLIRLQLFKENIHGPWDEAEIKEDLSRFLN